The following proteins are co-located in the Deltaproteobacteria bacterium HGW-Deltaproteobacteria-2 genome:
- a CDS encoding SirA family protein — MTEIDARGLSCPIPVAKTKQAMEKNPKEEIVVLVDSNVAKENVTRLAGSKKYSVNVQTVNNDECKLILKPAD, encoded by the coding sequence ATGACAGAAATAGACGCAAGAGGATTAAGTTGTCCGATCCCTGTTGCCAAAACAAAACAGGCTATGGAAAAGAATCCCAAAGAAGAAATCGTTGTTTTGGTAGATAGCAATGTCGCCAAAGAAAATGTCACCAGACTTGCGGGATCAAAAAAATATTCTGTGAATGTCCAGACGGTTAATAACGACGAATGTAAACTGATTTTGAAACCTGCCGACTGA